GGCAGAAGACTAAATGAGGTTTTGAGTTTAGAATGGAGAGACATAAATATACCAAATGGCATATATAATATTAGATACGAAAATAATAAAGTTAGAAAGCCTATGACTTATAAATTAAGCAATGAGCTTTTAGAAACCCTTAAAAATATAGATAGGCAAGAAAGTGGCTATATATTTCACGCCATAACAGATAAGAGTAAAAAAATAGATAAAAATACGATCAGACCTCATTGGGAAAAGATATTAGCAAAGCTTGGGATAAAAATTAGAATTCACGATTTAAGGCACTTGATAGGCGGAGTTTTGGTTTCGGAGGGTAAAACGTTAGAGCAGATAGCTTCTATACTAGGCCATACTTCTACAAATGTTACAAAAAGATATTCAAAGGTCAGAAGAGAAGTGGCTGCCGAAAGCCTAGATGATTTTTTTAAAAGAGTAAAAAATAAAAACTATTGCCACTGATAAAATATTTACGCGCTAATAACGCTTATCGGTTTTATGGCTTCCAGCTCGGCTTTTTACCTATTTTTGCTTTCTCTTAGCTCTATATCGCTTTGTAAATTTATAAAAAAATTGCCAGATGCAAAAAGAGTGCGCAAAAATTAGGTACAAATCAATACGTTTTTATTTTTTAAAAAATCCACTTGTCCAGCTTGATCAAACAAGTGAATATAAAATTGTTTATACATATTTTAAAAATTCATAATCAATACTTCCTTGCTAATGCCATCTTTATGTTTTGCATGGTAACTCGAATTAGCATAACTTTTGCTAAGATGGATAATATTAAATTTATTTTCCAAACACCACTTTAGTAGTATATCGTTTATTTTTCCTTTGTGCTCTATGACATTAGATAGAGCAAATCGCACACCCATCAAATTTATTTTTAATAGAAAATCGAGCAATTCAGTTTCGTCTTTTTCACTCCAGCCATTGTTTTCGTTATATGTTGCCACACCTAATAGATACGGTGGGTCTAAATAGACAAAATCACTCTGCTTGAAGCTACTTGGAATTAAATCTCTAAAATCAAGCGCTAAAAATTCAGTATTTTGGATATTTTTCACAAAGCTATTTAATTTATCCCTTAGCTTTGAGTTGAAGTCGCGCTTGCCTACTGGCAGATTAAAATCTCCATTTGAGTTAAACCTTACTTGGTTATTAAAGGCAAAAAATATTAGCAACAAAAATAGAATAGGTTTTCTGGTGGCATTATAGTCAGCTTTTAGCTTAGCAAAACCTTCTTTGTTGTATTTGCATAGACCCACATCAGAAGTTGTATTATAAAATTTATAACCATACTTAGACGATTGGCTTAAGTTATAATAAAGTATTAGCTCGTCAAGCTTTTTTTCAAGGTTGCTGCTATTTTTTATAAAATTCAAAAGCTCAATAAGTGGCTTGTTGTTATCTATGCCTACGACTTTTTTAGCATTGAAAAAGTTAGCGCCCACATTAAATCCACCGCAAAAAACATCGTAAAAAGTATCAATGTTTTCGGGTATTTTTGGAAAAATTTGTTCCAAAAGTTTAAATTTTCCGCCAGTGTAGTTTAACGGCGATTGTGATATTTTTCTCTTAAAGGTAATATTTAAATTTACTTGTTTTTCTGTTGTAGACTTTCTATTGACTTCGCAAAAAAAGATCCTCTCTTTGTGCTCTTGAATATTTGATTTGCCTGCGTTAAAAGGCATAAAGTCTTTTTCAAAAATTGATACCTTACCCTTTTTGCTTAAAATCTCAAAAATATCATTATCGCTCATTTTTGTGTTTGAGCGAGGATCTGCGGTAATCGTGTTATTGTATGATAATAGTATGTATTTTGCGTCAGCATTGTTAATTAGATCACTAAAATGCTCCCTTGCATTGCTTAGACAGTATTTACTTTTTAGTCTGCTTCTATCCATCTTTTTTGCAACCCCATACACTTTTGGCTGTTTGTGCGTAGCTACATTTTCTAAGAAATGATAGGCATCGCAATATTGTCTTGAATTGTACGGTGGGTCTAGATACAAAATATCGGTCTTTATTTGCCTAATTAATGTATTTGCATCTAGGTTAAAAATTTGATTTCTGAATTTTGCTTTGC
The DNA window shown above is from Campylobacter concisus and carries:
- a CDS encoding Dam family site-specific DNA-(adenine-N6)-methyltransferase — its product is METFSISNRRYLGSKQQLLDFIDEIITNNTKECLSFTDLFAGTAVVSDRFKDRFELIINDTLSCNYHAYICFFSNLPYNKKKIDRLIKDYNAVRESKTCYYSQNFKDTYLSEESLKSLDFIRSDIESKFENGKINQREYSILITSLIYAIDKIANTVGHYDAFRKNSEQLKKIELKKPYISKAKFRNQIFNLDANTLIRQIKTDILYLDPPYNSRQYCDAYHFLENVATHKQPKVYGVAKKMDRSRLKSKYCLSNAREHFSDLINNADAKYILLSYNNTITADPRSNTKMSDNDIFEILSKKGKVSIFEKDFMPFNAGKSNIQEHKERIFFCEVNRKSTTEKQVNLNITFKRKISQSPLNYTGGKFKLLEQIFPKIPENIDTFYDVFCGGFNVGANFFNAKKVVGIDNNKPLIELLNFIKNSSNLEKKLDELILYYNLSQSSKYGYKFYNTTSDVGLCKYNKEGFAKLKADYNATRKPILFLLLIFFAFNNQVRFNSNGDFNLPVGKRDFNSKLRDKLNSFVKNIQNTEFLALDFRDLIPSSFKQSDFVYLDPPYLLGVATYNENNGWSEKDETELLDFLLKINLMGVRFALSNVIEHKGKINDILLKWCLENKFNIIHLSKSYANSSYHAKHKDGISKEVLIMNF